A region of Argentina anserina chromosome 5, drPotAnse1.1, whole genome shotgun sequence DNA encodes the following proteins:
- the LOC126795111 gene encoding uncharacterized protein LOC126795111, producing MAALSIGIATTSSAFISRPIPRRINPTRISCVTWDPEGILGPPQTGHIARNEFQRRLEKDSDAREAFERQVMEEKERRRAVRESRVAPDTAEGLIEYFLDTEAREIEFEISRLRPRLNKEFFSHLQYEIGQLRFAVSKTQDIEDRLIELEALQKALQEGTEAYDKLQIDLIKAKESLAKILSSKNIKETLLEMVESNELNRSLLTILDENIASALQGNQKQAADFMEKLRGAVLKYMTV from the exons ATGGCAGCTCTAAGCATTGGCATCGCTACCACCAGCTCCGCCTTTATTTCAAGGCCAATACCCCGCCGTATAAACCCCACAAGGATTTCCTGCGTCACCTGG GATCCAGAGGGTATACTCGGGCCGCCGCAGACCGGCCACATAGCCCGAAACGAGTTCCAGAGACGACTTGAGAAGGACTCTGATGCTCGAGAAGCGTTCGAGCGCCAAGTCATGGAGGAAAAAGAGCGCCGTCGAGCTGTTAGAGAG TCTCGGGTGGCTCCAGACACTGCAGAGGGGTTGATCGAGTACTTTCTTGACACCGAAGCTAGAGAGATTGAGTTCGAGATTTCGAGGTTGAGGCCAAG ATTAAACAAGGAATTTTTCTCGCACCTACAATATGAGATAGGCCAGCTACGGTTTGCGGTTTCTAAAACTCAG GACATAGAAGATAGGTTGATTGAGTTGGAAGCACTGCAGAAAGCTCTGCAGGAAGGAACAG AAGCGTATGATAAATTGCAAATTGACCTCATTAAAGCAAAGGAAAGTCTGGCcaaaatcttgtcatcaaagaATATCAAAGAAACT TTACTAGAGATGGTTGAAAGCAATGAACTGAATAGATCCTTGTTGACGATTCTTGATGAAAACATAGCAAGTGCTCTGCAGGGTAACCAG AAGCAAGCAGCAGATTTCATGGAAAAGCTTCGTGGAGCTGTCCTCAAGTACATGACAGTTTAA